A region from the Anomaloglossus baeobatrachus isolate aAnoBae1 chromosome 11, aAnoBae1.hap1, whole genome shotgun sequence genome encodes:
- the LOC142256165 gene encoding olfactory receptor 4Q3-like, translating into MNTSHQHNVEEFVLLGLDTFPHVSIALFILLLFIYILILLGNLLIMVTVYFEARLHSAMYYFLSKLSLVDLCYASVTVPKMLVNFLSKTNTISISSCIMQLFFLHFFAGTECILLTVMAYDRYVAICNPLRYSSIMNRTMCYWLEVVCWAVSFLHSSIQIILTCQLKFCGPNTIDHIFCDIHALSVLSCSDIFIIEIVFVANSGLIASLCFIVLLISYVRIIRSIVNIKSEDGMGKAFSTCASHLIVVTLFFGPSVFIYLRPSVSYSADKMVSIFYTVLTPLLNPIIYTLRNQEVKSAIWSLFRKKVCQKQ; encoded by the coding sequence ATGAATACTAGCCACCAGCACAATGTGGAGGAGTTCGTTCTCCTTGGATTGGACACTTTTCCTCATGTGAGTATTGCCCTGTTCATTCTCCTGCTCTTCATCTACATCCTTATACTTCTCGGCAATCTTCTCATCATGGTTACGGTGTACTTCGAGGCCCGTCTCCATTCAGCCATGTATTATTTTCTCAGTAAGTTATCTTTGGTGGACCTGTGCTACGCCTCAGTCACCGTCCCCAAGATGCTGGTTAACTTTCTATCGAAAACAAATACCATCTCTATCAGCTCATGCATCATGCAGCTCTTCTTCTTACACTTCTTCGCAGGAACCGAGTGCATCCTCCTTACCGTCATGGCCTATGACCGCTATGTCGCCATATGTAACCCGCTACGGTATTCTAGTATTATGAACAGGACCATGTGTTATTGGCTGGAAGTTGTGTGCTGGGCCGTCAGTTTTCTACATTCCAGCATCCAGATAATATTAACTTGTCAACTGAAGTTCTGCGGCCCGAACACAATTGACCATATCTTCTGTGACATCCATGCCTTGTCTGTACTATCCTGCTCAGATATCTTCATCATCGAGATAGTATTTGTGGCAAACAGTGGCCTCATAGCTTCACTATGCTTTATCGTCTTACTCATCTCCTACGTGAGAATTATCAGATCCATAGTAAATATCAAATCAGAAGACGGGATGGGAAAAGCCTTTTCTACCTGCGCCTCCCATCTCATTGTGGTCACCCTCTTCTTTGGACCTTCCGTCTTCATCTACTTGAGGCCTTCAGTGTCTTATTCAGCTGATAAAATGGTGTCGATATTTTACACAGTGCTGACTCCCTTATTAAATCCGATTATATATACTCTGAGGAACCAGGAGGTAAAGTCCGCCATCTGGTCATTGTTCAGGAAAAAAGTATGCCAGAAACAGTGA